Genomic DNA from Jejubacter calystegiae:
GTTCCCCGCCCGGTTATCCTGTTTCTGAATAACGAACATAATCGCGCGCTGCTGCGCGGCGTGATTGCCGCTGGCAATCGCAATTTTGGCGAAGCTTATTGCCTGGCGGGCGACATCATCGCCCGAAAATGCCACGTTCCCCTGCTCTACCGCTTCGAGCTGCTGGGAACCCCACAAGATATCGACAACGTGCGTAAGGGAGTAACCGAATTTTGGCGACAACAGACCCCCTCTCTGTAACTCCGGAAATGCCTGACTGGCACGCCCTGAACGCGATGCTCAATCTCTATGATGAGCAGGGGCACATTCAGTTCGACAAAGACCATCTGGCAGTGGACAGCTACCTGCACCAGCACGTTGAGCCCAACACTCGTCGCTTCCCGGATACCAACACACGGCTAACCACCCTGGTGGAGGAAGGCTATTACGAAGCCCAGGTGGTTGAGCGTTACTCACGCGCCTTTCTGGTTGAACTGCTGGAGCAGGCCCACGCCAGCGGCTACCGTTTCAGCACCTTCCTCGGCGCCTGGAAGTTCTATAATAGCTACGCGCTGAAGAGCTTCGATGGCAGCCAGTATCTGGAACATTTTGCGGATCGGGCCTGTATGGTCGCCCTGACCCTGGCTCAGGGCGATGAACGCCTGGCGCGCCAGCTGACGGACGAAATACTGAG
This window encodes:
- the nrdI gene encoding class Ib ribonucleoside-diphosphate reductase assembly flavoprotein NrdI, with product MTRLVYFSSTSENTHRFIQRLGLPALRIPVDEAQPLCVSEPYILVTPTYGGGGSKGAVPRPVILFLNNEHNRALLRGVIAAGNRNFGEAYCLAGDIIARKCHVPLLYRFELLGTPQDIDNVRKGVTEFWRQQTPSL